The Klebsiella sp. RIT-PI-d genome includes a region encoding these proteins:
- the hypF gene encoding carbamoyltransferase HypF, with protein sequence MSYNGVQIRVRGKVQGVGFRPFVWQIAQQQHLRGDVCNDGAGVLVRLLGESAGFIATLTRDCPPLARIDETDIQPMSWDVIPADFTIRHSAAGSMSTQIVPDAATCPACLAEMNDPQERRYRYPFINCTHCGPRFTIIHAMPYDRPFTAMAAFPLCSHCDAEYRNPSDRRFHAQPVACAVCGPALTWISGEETAKEESALSAAVVQLACGGIIAIKGLGGFHLACDARRQDAVARLRERKQRPTKPLAVMLASLNGLPLPARALLSTPAAPVVLVDKSCVPDLCVGIAPGLSEVGVMLPATPLHHLLMQMFAGPLVMTSGNLSGRPPAITNAQARDDLQAIADGFLLHNRDIVQRMDDSVIRQSGEMLRRSRGYVPDALALPPGFDAVPPMLCLGADLKNTFCLVRGNQAVLSQHFGDLSDDGIQAQWQTSLQMMLAIYDFTPQQVVIDAHPAYHSAQWAGSMGLPVQTVLHHHAHAAACLAEHGWPLNGGDVIALTLDGIGMGEGRALWGGECLRVNYRECEHLGGLPAVALPGGDLAARQPWRNLLAQCLAFVPHWEQYPETATVQAQNWPLLAKAIARGINAPLASSCGRLFDAVAAAAGITLASNALSYEGEAACLLEALAATSDEIPHPVTMPVVENQLDLATFWKQWLQWQAPPAQRAWAFHDALAAGCAALMREQAQPRGIATLVFSGGVLHNQVLCQRLRYYLADFTLLFPQQFPAGDGGIALGQAVIAAARKM encoded by the coding sequence ATGAGTTATAACGGCGTGCAAATTCGGGTACGCGGCAAAGTCCAGGGGGTGGGTTTCCGCCCCTTCGTCTGGCAGATTGCCCAACAACAGCATCTCAGAGGCGATGTGTGCAATGACGGTGCCGGCGTGCTGGTCCGTCTGCTGGGCGAGAGCGCCGGATTTATTGCCACGCTTACCCGGGATTGCCCGCCGCTGGCGCGTATTGATGAAACGGATATCCAGCCGATGAGCTGGGATGTCATCCCTGCTGATTTTACTATCCGCCACAGCGCCGCGGGCAGCATGAGCACCCAAATCGTGCCTGATGCCGCGACCTGTCCGGCCTGCCTGGCAGAGATGAACGACCCGCAGGAGCGCCGTTACCGCTATCCGTTTATTAACTGCACCCACTGTGGACCCCGCTTCACTATCATTCACGCCATGCCGTACGATCGTCCATTTACGGCAATGGCCGCATTTCCTCTTTGTTCACACTGCGATGCAGAATACCGTAATCCGTCCGATCGACGATTCCATGCCCAGCCGGTAGCCTGCGCGGTCTGTGGCCCTGCGCTGACGTGGATCAGCGGTGAAGAGACGGCAAAAGAAGAATCTGCCCTGTCGGCAGCGGTTGTGCAGCTGGCGTGCGGCGGAATTATCGCTATTAAAGGTCTTGGCGGTTTTCATCTCGCCTGCGATGCGCGCCGTCAGGATGCGGTAGCGCGTCTGCGCGAGCGCAAGCAGCGCCCGACGAAGCCACTGGCTGTAATGCTTGCATCACTTAATGGACTGCCTCTGCCAGCACGGGCGCTGCTTAGCACTCCTGCTGCACCGGTGGTGCTGGTGGATAAATCATGCGTGCCCGATTTATGCGTCGGAATTGCGCCAGGCCTGAGTGAAGTCGGCGTCATGCTGCCCGCAACGCCGTTGCACCATCTGCTGATGCAGATGTTTGCAGGGCCGCTGGTCATGACTTCCGGCAATCTGAGCGGCAGGCCACCGGCAATAACCAATGCGCAGGCTCGGGACGATCTACAGGCGATTGCCGACGGTTTTTTGCTGCACAACCGCGATATTGTGCAGCGAATGGATGATTCGGTTATCCGCCAGAGCGGCGAAATGCTGCGTCGCTCGCGGGGCTATGTCCCGGATGCGCTGGCCCTGCCGCCAGGTTTTGATGCTGTTCCTCCGATGCTGTGCCTGGGGGCCGATCTGAAAAATACGTTCTGTCTGGTGCGCGGTAATCAGGCGGTACTGAGCCAGCATTTTGGCGATCTGAGTGACGACGGTATTCAGGCGCAATGGCAGACATCCCTGCAAATGATGCTGGCGATATACGATTTTACGCCACAGCAGGTGGTCATTGATGCCCATCCGGCCTATCACAGCGCGCAGTGGGCAGGTTCAATGGGGTTACCTGTGCAAACCGTGCTGCATCATCACGCTCACGCCGCCGCTTGTCTGGCTGAACACGGCTGGCCGCTGAACGGTGGCGATGTCATCGCGCTGACGCTCGACGGAATTGGTATGGGGGAGGGCAGGGCGCTTTGGGGCGGTGAATGTTTACGGGTCAACTACCGGGAATGTGAACACCTCGGTGGACTGCCTGCGGTCGCGCTGCCCGGCGGCGACCTGGCCGCGCGGCAGCCGTGGCGGAACTTGCTGGCACAGTGCCTGGCGTTTGTGCCGCACTGGGAGCAGTATCCGGAAACGGCAACCGTGCAGGCGCAAAACTGGCCGCTGCTGGCGAAAGCGATTGCACGCGGAATTAATGCGCCGCTGGCCTCCTCGTGCGGACGGTTATTTGATGCAGTAGCTGCGGCCGCAGGCATTACGCTCGCCTCAAATGCGCTGAGCTATGAGGGTGAAGCCGCCTGCCTGCTGGAAGCTCTGGCGGCAACCAGCGATGAGATCCCGCATCCGGTGACCATGCCGGTAGTCGAGAATCAGCTCGATCTGGCAACCTTCTGGAAGCAGTGGTTACAGTGGCAAGCCCCGCCTGCACAGCGCGCCTGGGCCTTTCATGATGCGCTGGCGGCAGGATGTGCCGCACTGATGCGTGAGCAGGCACAACCGCGGGGGATCGCTACTCTGGTCTTTAGCGGTGGTGTACTGCATAACCAGGTGCTGTGTCAGCGGCTTCGTTATTATCTTGCTGACTTTACACTCCTTTTTCCGCAACAATTCCCGGCCGGGGATGGCGGTATCGCGCTGGGGCAGGCCGTAATAGCCGCTGCGCGGAAGATGTAA
- the fdhF gene encoding formate dehydrogenase subunit alpha, protein MKKITSVCPYCGAGCKLKLVVEKDRIIRAEAADGKTNQNELCLKGYYGWDFLNDTKLLTPRLTQPMIRYQKGGKFTPVSWDEAIRYTAKRLSEIKEKHGPRAIMTTGSSRGTGNETNYVMQKFARGVLHTNNVDCCARVCHGPSVAGLQETLGNGAMSNSIGDIENSRCLLVFGYNCADSHPIVARRVIKAKQNGAKIIVCDPRRIETARIADQHLQISNGCNMALVNAFAYVLLEEDLYDKEYVSRYTTGLDAYREMVKDYAPEAVEHLTGVSAQQIRQAMRAYAAAPSATIMWGMGVTQFGQAVDVVKGLSSLALMTGNLGRENVGVGPVRGQNNVQGACDMGVLPNQFPGYQDVVDPAVREKFASAWGIDVNLMDDKVGVRITEVPHLALEGKVKAYYIMGEDPLQTEADLGLVRKGFEALDFVVVQDIFMTKTAEQADVLLPATSWGEHGGVFTCADRGFQRFEKAIEPKYNVKRDWEIISLLASEMGYPMHYDDNQQIWDEMRELCPLFYGVTYEKMGDMGHVQWPCPTLDHPGTPYLYEGNKFSTPDGKGHLFAAPWRAPAELPDEAYPLVLCTVREVGHYSCRSMTGNCAALQTLADEPGFMQINPHDAEQLGVRDGQLVWVESRRGKVITRANVSERINSGSVYMTYQWWIGACNELTQDNLDPVSKTPETKYCAVKVVTIADQRQAEEYVQTTYSNMKGRLCAAIAE, encoded by the coding sequence ATGAAAAAAATTACGAGCGTATGTCCTTATTGCGGTGCTGGCTGCAAATTAAAGCTGGTTGTTGAGAAAGATCGTATTATCCGCGCGGAAGCGGCGGACGGTAAAACTAACCAAAATGAACTCTGTCTGAAGGGCTATTACGGTTGGGATTTTCTGAATGACACCAAACTCCTGACGCCGCGCCTGACGCAGCCGATGATCCGCTATCAAAAGGGCGGCAAATTTACGCCGGTAAGCTGGGATGAAGCCATTCGCTATACCGCCAAACGGTTGAGCGAAATAAAAGAAAAACACGGTCCACGCGCGATTATGACCACCGGGTCATCGCGCGGAACCGGTAACGAAACCAACTATGTGATGCAGAAATTCGCCCGCGGCGTTCTGCATACCAATAATGTCGACTGCTGTGCCCGCGTGTGTCATGGCCCGTCGGTTGCCGGTTTGCAGGAAACGCTGGGCAACGGGGCCATGAGCAATTCCATCGGCGATATCGAAAACTCGCGCTGCCTGCTGGTGTTTGGCTACAACTGTGCCGATTCACACCCGATTGTGGCCCGCCGGGTGATTAAAGCGAAGCAAAACGGGGCGAAAATCATCGTCTGCGATCCGCGTCGCATTGAAACTGCGCGCATTGCCGATCAGCATCTGCAAATCAGTAACGGCTGCAATATGGCGCTGGTGAATGCCTTCGCTTATGTGCTGCTGGAAGAAGATCTCTACGATAAAGAATATGTCTCGCGCTACACCACCGGGCTGGATGCGTATCGTGAAATGGTCAAAGACTACGCGCCGGAAGCCGTTGAGCATCTGACGGGCGTCTCTGCGCAGCAAATCCGTCAGGCTATGCGTGCTTATGCTGCCGCGCCTTCTGCGACCATTATGTGGGGCATGGGCGTGACCCAGTTTGGTCAGGCGGTTGACGTGGTGAAAGGCCTGTCGAGCCTCGCCCTGATGACCGGCAACCTTGGCCGCGAAAACGTCGGGGTAGGTCCGGTGCGCGGTCAGAACAATGTGCAGGGCGCGTGCGACATGGGCGTGCTGCCGAATCAGTTCCCCGGTTATCAGGATGTGGTCGATCCGGCGGTGCGGGAGAAATTTGCCAGCGCCTGGGGCATTGACGTTAATCTGATGGACGATAAAGTTGGCGTGCGGATCACGGAAGTACCGCATCTGGCGCTGGAAGGTAAGGTCAAAGCGTACTACATCATGGGCGAAGATCCGCTCCAGACCGAGGCCGATTTAGGGCTGGTGCGTAAAGGTTTCGAGGCCCTCGATTTTGTGGTGGTGCAGGATATCTTTATGACCAAAACCGCCGAGCAGGCCGACGTCTTGCTGCCTGCCACCTCATGGGGCGAGCATGGCGGCGTGTTTACCTGCGCCGACCGCGGCTTTCAGCGGTTCGAAAAAGCCATTGAACCGAAGTACAACGTCAAGCGCGACTGGGAAATCATCAGTCTTCTGGCCAGCGAAATGGGTTATCCGATGCATTATGACGATAACCAGCAAATCTGGGACGAAATGCGCGAGCTGTGCCCGCTGTTTTACGGCGTCACCTATGAAAAAATGGGTGATATGGGCCATGTTCAGTGGCCGTGCCCAACGCTGGATCATCCCGGTACACCGTATCTCTATGAGGGCAATAAATTCTCCACGCCGGACGGCAAAGGGCATCTGTTTGCTGCCCCGTGGCGCGCCCCGGCTGAGCTTCCCGATGAAGCTTATCCGCTGGTGCTGTGTACCGTGCGTGAGGTGGGACACTACTCCTGCCGTTCGATGACCGGAAACTGCGCGGCGCTGCAAACGCTGGCCGATGAGCCAGGTTTTATGCAAATCAACCCGCACGATGCAGAGCAACTGGGCGTCAGGGACGGGCAGCTGGTATGGGTCGAATCGCGTCGGGGTAAAGTCATTACCCGGGCTAATGTCAGCGAACGTATCAATTCCGGCAGCGTATACATGACCTATCAATGGTGGATCGGGGCCTGTAACGAACTGACCCAGGATAACCTCGACCCGGTTTCTAAAACGCCGGAAACCAAATATTGCGCGGTAAAAGTGGTCACCATTGCCGATCAGCGGCAGGCGGAAGAGTATGTGCAAACTACCTACAGTAATATGAAGGGGCGTTTGTGTGCAGCGATAGCGGAGTAA
- the hydN gene encoding electron transport protein HydN codes for MNRFIIADASKCIGCRTCEVACVVSHQQDQDCAALTPHNFQPRIHVIKGVNISTATLCRQCEDAPCANVCPNGAISRDKGFVHVMQERCIGCKTCVVACPYGAMEVVLRPVVRNSGSGLNVRAEKAEANKCDLCHQREAGPACMEVCPTHALVCVDRDKLEQLSAEKRRRTALDAATSLIF; via the coding sequence ATGAACCGTTTCATCATTGCGGATGCGAGCAAATGCATTGGCTGTCGTACCTGCGAAGTTGCCTGCGTGGTATCCCACCAGCAGGATCAGGACTGCGCAGCCCTGACGCCGCATAATTTTCAGCCGCGTATTCACGTTATCAAAGGGGTCAATATTTCTACGGCAACGCTGTGCCGTCAGTGCGAAGACGCGCCATGTGCCAACGTTTGCCCGAACGGGGCAATCAGCCGCGATAAAGGCTTTGTCCACGTGATGCAGGAACGCTGCATTGGCTGTAAAACCTGTGTTGTCGCCTGTCCTTACGGCGCGATGGAAGTGGTTTTGCGCCCGGTTGTACGCAACAGCGGCAGCGGACTGAACGTACGTGCGGAAAAAGCCGAAGCCAATAAGTGCGATTTATGTCATCAGCGTGAAGCCGGCCCGGCGTGCATGGAAGTCTGTCCGACGCATGCGCTGGTCTGCGTTGACCGCGACAAACTCGAACAGTTAAGCGCAGAAAAACGTCGTCGTACTGCGCTGGATGCTGCAACGTCCCTGATATTTTAA